CGAGCCCGACCCGCCCGCCGTCGAGGGCGCCGCCTGCCAGGCGGGCCAGGGCGTCACCGTGGTGGTGGACTTCTCCCCGGTCCGCGACGAGGTCGACATTCGTTGCGCGCCCGATGCCGCCGGGTCCATCCGCGAAGCCTTCGCCGCCGCCGGTTTCGACTTAGGCGCGTCCGGCGCCTTCATCAGCGAAATCGACGGAGTCGATGCCGCCCAGCTGGGCGAACAGGGTTGGTGGGGGTTGTTCACCTCGACGGTCGGCGGGACTCCCGGCGGCGGGGCGGCCGCCGACTGGCAGACGGCCTGGGTCGGAGCCGACGCCGGCCCCGTCTGGGCCGACGAGGCTTATTTCTTCCGCCTGTTCGACTCCTGGTCCTGCGACGACCCGGTGGCGTGCTCGCCGCGGGTGCCGTTGGCGGAGGTCTTGGGACGGCAGGGCACCGGCTCCGCGCCGCCGCCGGCCCCGGTGACGCCCGCTACCGGCAGCGCCGCCGCCGCGGCGGGTTGGCTCGGCCGGCAGTTGGCCGCCTCCGGCGACGTGCTGATCGGCAACGGCGTCACCGATTGGGGCCTGACCGTCGACGCGCTGCTGGCGCTGGCCGCCACCGGGGTGGGCGCCGATCAGGCGGCCGCCACCGCCGCGAAGCTGGGCGCCTCCGGCGAGGACTACATTGGCGCGCCCGGCGAAATCGGCGCGAAATGGGCAGCAGTCGCCAAGCTGGCGCTGGCCCTGCAGGTGGCGGGGCTCGACCCGGCCGGATTCCAGGCCGGCGGCGCCGCCCGCAACCTGGTCGCCGACCTGCGCGGGGCGCTGAACGGCGACGGCTCGTTCGGGACCGGCGACAACGCCTTCAGCCATCCGATCGCCCTGATTGTCTTGGCCCGCACGGACGGCGGCGCGCCGCCGGCAGCCGTGAATTGGCTGGCCGCCCAGCAATGCGCCGACGCGGCCAACCCGGCCTTCGGCTCCTTCGGCTGGGCGCCCGATTGCAGTTCGCCGGACCCGGATGCCACCGCGATGGCCATCCAGGGTCTGATCGCCGGCGGCCTGGCGCCCGGCAGCCAGCCTGTTGCGGACGCCGCCGCCTGGCTGGCGGGCCTCCAAGAGTCCGATGGCGGGTTCCCGTCTCCCTGGAGCGGCGCCAACGCCAACACCACCGGGCTGGGCGCCTCCGCTTTAGCGCTGGCGGGCGGCCACGACTCGGCCGTCCAGGCGGCGGCCGGCTACGCCGGCGGCCTCCAGGTCACCTGCGGCACCCTGGCCACGGCGGCGGCCGCGCTGACCGAAGCCCAAGTCGGAGCCATAGCCATGGACCAGGCCGGTTTGGAGGAGGCCGTCGAATTCGGGATCGACCAAGTCAACGGGGATCAGTTCCGGCGGGCCACCGCCCAAGCCGTCTTCGCGTTCGGCACGCCGCCATTGGCCGCTCTAACCCTGGACGGCGCGGCCGCCGCATTGCCGGCCGCGTCCTGCGCCGAACCCTCCGCGTCCCCAAGCCAGTCGGCCGGCGCTTCAACCACCGGCGCCCCATCGCCTTCCACCAGCCCCACCGGGACCCTGCCGGTCACCGGGCCGCTCGCCACGAGCGGCCTGCCGCTGGCCGCCATCGCAACCATCCTGGCCGGCGCGGCGCTGGTGGCCCACCGTCGCCGTGCGAACACCCGCATGGCCAACTGACGGACACACGGGCACGGGCGACCGGAAACAGGGTGGTTCGCGCGAACGGGGCGGACGGCATCGCCGGCGAAACCGGAACGCCCGGCGGGCCTGGCGGCGTCGATAGTTCGGGGGCGGCGACGGAAATGCCCTGACCGCGGCGGAGCCGGCCGGTCCGTGCCCTGGCGCAGGCGGGCGTCAGTCGGAGTCGGAGCCTCCCCCGAACCGCGATTCGTAGATCGCTTTGCAGGCGGGGCAGATCGGATACTTGGAGGGGTCGCGGCCGGGCACCCAAACCTTGCCGCACAGGGCCACGACCGGTTTGCCGGAGACGGCGGACGCGACGATCTTGTCCTCGCGGACGTAGTGCGCGAACCGCTCGTGGCCGCCGGGGTCAAGCTGCGTTTCCTGGCGCTCAAGCAACTCGGTGCCGGCGGCGGGAAGCGCCGGGCCGGCCGGAGCGGCGGGCGCGGACGGCTGCCCCGGAGCAGAATGCGGATCAGACAGGCTCGAAGTCACCCGCCAAGTCTACTTTCAGGCCGCGCCGCGCACGTCAGGCTAGACGACGGGAGGCCGGCCGCCGGGCGGCCCTGGCCGCAAAGCCCTCCAGAACGCGCAACGCCCGAGGCGCCTCCCAGGTGCGGTCCCGCTT
This portion of the Bifidobacteriaceae bacterium genome encodes:
- a CDS encoding terpene cyclase/mutase family protein; protein product: MSALKRCAAGFAAVLILAVSGGLAAPALAEPDPPAVEGAACQAGQGVTVVVDFSPVRDEVDIRCAPDAAGSIREAFAAAGFDLGASGAFISEIDGVDAAQLGEQGWWGLFTSTVGGTPGGGAAADWQTAWVGADAGPVWADEAYFFRLFDSWSCDDPVACSPRVPLAEVLGRQGTGSAPPPAPVTPATGSAAAAAGWLGRQLAASGDVLIGNGVTDWGLTVDALLALAATGVGADQAAATAAKLGASGEDYIGAPGEIGAKWAAVAKLALALQVAGLDPAGFQAGGAARNLVADLRGALNGDGSFGTGDNAFSHPIALIVLARTDGGAPPAAVNWLAAQQCADAANPAFGSFGWAPDCSSPDPDATAMAIQGLIAGGLAPGSQPVADAAAWLAGLQESDGGFPSPWSGANANTTGLGASALALAGGHDSAVQAAAGYAGGLQVTCGTLATAAAALTEAQVGAIAMDQAGLEEAVEFGIDQVNGDQFRRATAQAVFAFGTPPLAALTLDGAAAALPAASCAEPSASPSQSAGASTTGAPSPSTSPTGTLPVTGPLATSGLPLAAIATILAGAALVAHRRRANTRMAN
- a CDS encoding DUF3039 domain-containing protein codes for the protein MLERQETQLDPGGHERFAHYVREDKIVASAVSGKPVVALCGKVWVPGRDPSKYPICPACKAIYESRFGGGSDSD